TCATCAAACAACAAGGTTTTGTCGGCTTTGTAGTATCTAGTTGAAAAACAAGTATAAATAGTAGCTAATCGTTATAATTTCTTGTGAATTAGCACAGTGAAATAGTAGGTAAAACATGAAACCCCCTAAATATTACTTAGTATACCTGTTTAGAGGAAACCTTCAGGATTTTGTTATCATGTCTAGTGCAATCATTCTCGTGTTCTTGGGTAGCCTCTTCAATGACTTTTGGACCAAATGCTAAAGACCTGGATATGTTGTTCCTCTTAAGGATAGCAAGCTCCTCCTGACTGAATAAAAAGATGGTTACTTCATAGAATATGGATACAATTTTATTGGGTTTGAAAAAATAACAACAGAAGAAAAGAATTACCTTTAGCGGTTGTATTTGCTGTTGAAGCACCATGATATCTCCGGAGGCATCTTCATTTACAACACCCTTGGAAACAGAAAACAAGATGTAAAGTTTAAAAATCGTGCTTTGAATAAGatcaaaaaattaaaagtttacaGTATTCACCTGTAGAAGAAATGTCAATCTTGAATCTCTATAAGGAACATGACGTGTCCTTGCATTAGCACCATCTACTAGAACCATTATCACATGACTAGAAAGATAGATTCCGTGTTACAAATATGGGAGGAAAACAAAACAAGAAAAAGTACAGCAAATAAAGTTGTTCATACCCTAGGGTAGATAATGATTTGTTTATATTTAATTTGCAGCTTCCTTTAATCATTCACCTTCAGCACCCGAAGTTTTTTGTCTATTAAGACAAAAGGAAAAGGTTTGATGAGTAACAAAAAAAGAAACTATAAAAAAAGGATTGTAATCAAATGCAGCACCTTTCTGAACCAGCCAGATCAACAAGATTCAGCCTTGCAAATCTAAGGTTAGATGTCGAGTCTTTCTCCCACCTACTTTCAATCACACACGTGAAAACACTGTCATTGCTTTGATACCCTTTAAAGTTGCAAGTGCAGAATCTAAAGCATTCACTTTAGGGATATTTCCTTTCTTTAGATTTTTGAATGTGTTAATAAATGGTTCAAGGGTAAGAAAATCTTCCAAAGCAAATGAATCACCATTGACTGCTAAGTTGACCACAGCACTAGCCAATTGGTTCACACTTTGGGTACCAGAAAGTACATTTGCCTGATCGATTTGTGTCTGCAAGAGAAGGGTATTTCCGTAAATTACcataaacaaaaaagaaaaaaaaagtaacaaTGATACAAACCTTGACTTTGTCCCTAGGTTGAGCACTCCCTTTAAGAGATAACTTTCTGGATTTGAGAATGTCTGAAAGCATAATAGCTAACCAACCTTGGGAAATGGGAATGGAAGAAGGCCCATAATCTTCACAGATACGAGAAAGGATTGTGATTGCAGAAGATCTAATAGCATCAGATGAAGTTTCCCTAAATACCCATGGAAGCAGAATGCAAGACCATTTTTGTCCTTCTTCAAGAGACAAACGCATGTCCCCTGAACAAAGTGATTCCAACCCTTTTGCTAATGATTCTTGAACAGACTTATGATTCATAGTCCTTTTAGCAGTCTCCCTAATTAAATGAAGACCTTTTTCCATAACTACCCTTTGAGCACCAGGGCACCTCTCGAGAGATAGTAAAAATGCAGATAAAGCCACACGAGTTAAAGAGATATCATCGGCTTTGCTTGCTTGAGAAACGGTTGTAAGAAGGGTAGAACTCCAATCAGAAACAAAATCATTCATGGGGAGATTTTCGTCTTTTAACAACAACTGAGCTACTAAACTCCCGTGAAATTTCACGGATCTTTCAGGAGCAATCAATGCAGACATGACAGCATGTCCATTAAAGTCGAGTTCTTGGATATGGTGAAGGAAtggaaataaaacagaaaaaaaaacagaaaccCTAACCAACCTTGGTCGTTGAGATGATGGTGGAGCTTTTCCCTTGACGCAAAACCCTCCATGGTATCAAGCTCAATCTCTGTAGCCCTACGATCTGCCATGTCCAAATCTCTCTCGTCCTCCAGAGAATCGTCCAACCCAACCGACCTTCATAGCCATTTCTATTGATTTCCAACTCGATATCATAAATTATGTTTCGACATGAGAGTGTGGGGAGGTTTCAAGAAGAACAGAGCAGAAGCAACAACGCAAAAGATAACATTAGGTATCGAGGGCTAACCGAGTTTGATTAAAAAGGTTATAAAACTCGTAATAAAGGAAGACAAACCTCTGGAACAAATAAAGAAGTAGAATGTTGATGGTGATTAACCATGGAGTTTCGAGACCTTGACTttaatggagagagagagagagagagagagagagagagaagaacgattgaaagaaggtagaggagagcatggcggggtttttaattttttcagaatttcatttccccctttcccccgctattaaaggatggaacgcgcgttccattaaaaactataaagcgacatccttagacgacgcgcattttattataggtgccctccgtgttttttttagacactaatttaagggcgcgcaataatgcgtgtcttctatccttaaattttttgaagagatgacatttttctaatgtcactctcctttgcgtaacatagatcaatgagcgtcgtcttttgcgcgtcgtaaaaggccttttttcttgtagtggttataactcggatttcggcgttctttatatgtacggaaaccctgtgacatattctacaacttggttaagattatttattctaaataatctttatttcgaaaagtcgttttcgacccctattgcctctaaattgactagcccggatctgcaggcgttacaattatctccccctttggatgattacgtcccagaatcatcaacgaaacagggtcatataatgactccatacgtcatctcttcatcctaggtaataattataaattctacattccttcaattctatctcttaaactcattgactgtaagagtactcgatcgtgcacctgctctctacctcaggttagactccaaattatgaccttcaagtcacaatctcaatccttgctggatacggacttgagataagttcttttattactactatagatcgatgtttcatattctaatgacctatcatcgtatgttgcaacacttagacttaggtctcttagagttaaattctaaaacagattatgccttccttcatgttctaatgcgatataatcacactttaacattaggcatttctagccaccaacttctttaacaacgagtgtgatacttctattgatcgctttgatttcaaccgtttggtttaagtcggacgctacatcaaacttggtcctctgagccacacaacatactcatcgtagtcggactcgattcgatatgaccactagggtcggaatatcaacaatcttcttagtcattaccgaaacgatggtaacaacacacttgaataaaacgaaatcaattactagcttcttggtaaccttgtgactttccctgatccaagtgtgagtcatgtgcttccggtagtataggcctctactaccattcacacctactcatactcgtcccaagtattgtctcgcaatttcccaagtcaccatgcagcaaatcatacaatcattcaacacatcagataacaaaacgaaggttttatattaattcttgaaacgattacataggtgttcaagttcaccctagactatgcctctactaggctacatcatacgaaactatggctactgcataatccgatcttcgggtaagaagtcctcattcttgattcctcgcatggttctctgcttcgtcgaggatcatgtgaaatgcccttggccttggtggcatttctggtcttgctgctttatttttccttgggcagtctctggacatgtgccccttgcctccacatccgtagcatactttgtcattatgtgtgtagtctttggaatagtgacccgtcctcccacacttgtaacaagtcacttcttcgttgcacttcccaccatgcttcttcttgcatttatcacaccatcttgtttCACCTCCATCTACTCCTCCGAGttttgagaattttctttccttgttcgacctcaAAGATCCCTCAATctttcgcttctctcctgccttatctttttctagacccttttcacttatctgggcctctacgttcttagctgccctaatagATGCTtttaaggtagttgccattttgaccattggaccaaagtgagtgggcagtccgttagcaaaacctatcaatcttggagagttcagtaggcaccaagtagggaaatagcttcatcctctcgttaaatgcggtggcatactcatcaaccctcatcttccctttctttaggttctgaaactcgttgtttaggtctatcagatctacctccgagcagtactgcattttcaactgttccaaaaactcttcccacgacatccttaaggcttctcctcatggcatcgtatctgccaatagcttccaccagctcaagactccagttttcagctgtcttactgcaaagacagtcttctgtttctcattacagctgcagctctcaaacaccatctccatctcagagatccaatccataacctcaaccggctttgggcttcctgagaggcttggtggtttcgcacccaagaagttcttgtacatccgcccatccttgttgtttctcccttctgggccatccctttgctcaccttgagtcccaacttgactcacttggcggctgtagttcccttcctcagattgctcgggaatcagttcgggttgctcaatgggcatagtaggttcgtccctattcaacatccgtctcatttcttccctttgttcagccaacatagcccaaatcatggcttgaactccagccatggtgactggctcaggcgcaacttcttctacaacaggtatttgctgaaccactgggggttggttcctgtttccatttgcatttacgtttccgctacgggtccttaccatctcgatctatacaccgaataaggtgaatttagacctttacttggcgtttaaatcatccttatcactccgaaacatttacatgctagttctaataccgtagtcgtacgtttagaatcctaaacacataaggtttccagatccggtcggcaacagaccatagatccgaacaattaacaacatatcatgcacaaagcatttagcacataaaagcattttaggcacaattcccaaaataagctagtgctcacacctcacaatcatcgcttagcattctaagtttaagtctagaaataaatccatattcctagttcgcttaaactaatgctctgataccaactgtgacatccccaaaatcacggccaaaaaagaccgattttgtttatgctttataaaaatcagagtacttcattttataaaaaggttgcggaatttgttcccagaaaaacatggtaaatacgttattaaaacattttcgaagaaacgtatttatttcattttaaaatgtttgggatgtcatcgttaataccgaaacataagcataaacagacttacaatgatttacactagtgatctacatctcttttaaatctctcagtgtaatgtcacttcacttcgtcacctgtgatatacataaactgagtgggtcaggttgggaaacctggtgagtacatagggttttcaacccacaataatataattattatgttcaatcaaacaatcaacccaattacccatccccattatcttctttactctttaaggatttaacctaagagtcatctatcctgcattcgtttattctgaagtcccctacttccagggttatgggactggcactaaatccatagctgccaatgttcgttcataaagcactaatttcatagctgctatagtctattcatcgggtactaaatccatagctaccagtctttatctaataggtactaagtccatagctaccaatgttcaacaggtactaagtccatagctaccaattcctacaggtactaaatccatagctaccaacgtctaaaaggtactaagtccatagctaccggtgtttgtcccataggcactaagtctgtagctgccaatgtatactcacgtgatcttctatctctcatcattcatctacccatctcatacccaacattttcgtatatataaaatacgtatacagtttaactcctttaaaacatgtataaaacgttcaaccagcatagacagcaagtattcagataatgtgcacacatagcacgttgtttatataaaatacttcatatctatgtgtaagatgaaagtaactatgcactcacttgagaaggtggtgactcggtactcggacagcgcttcgtttactttaaaataatttccttcgacgaaacctagtattattaccattagattttagtctaatatttaccgtgactaattattagtcttattattattattattattattattatataagcgtttaaacaatactttccaaccactatgtacagacagggccagacataaaacaccggagggcaggaccattttggcatatagcacttctgaaatccaacaaccctatgcggccctttaaaccagattccccgtaccgcgagtagttaaaaagatattataacgacacttatataagtcataataatagctcaaatatttattataaatttataataacaatactaattttaaatataaactatatttaaaatagggtaagcataacttacttacaaggggattttagctaggagtcgggctctgtaggggcagaactttgtcgctgaatctttctaagaaagattcgtgcagcgcttcagcgctcaccttactatactaaaactacagaaagagaagtcgaatcacgagggaccgaaatgctcgggggataaggagagaaagactcttgaatcaagagaatagtgcaagaaatatgagagcccaagcctcttatttatagtaattgaatttacaaaaactaccctccataattacttaatgaccttatagttatataaacaactaaacacccctttataatactattttaaatagatttaatgatatttgcactaaactaatgtcgaaagaactcaacattagtcttataatgaccgcatcgtcgatacctttctaatgatatatacatatgtatatatatgtgtacgtatatatgatttatactttattttaatacgtaaatatgctataataatttgtaactcgttcatacgaactctgtttttgacgttatttatatccacgcgtaggtggagacgtactctacaactttcgtttagatctcgtcggttaattttgactttatttttaaagttatatttttaacaggtcgggacaggattggtccgttaaaatctcataacttcttcatccgatgtccattttcgtctgtctttttattgttacgctactaataatgagatcttcaattctcgtttaggttgtgtcggctaaaaatcgctcgatctaatattcgaatttcggactgtacattgctaatccgaaacttcgaaaaatcgtaacttcttcatacgaagtcagatttgggcgttctttttatcgaagttcttagtttaacatattctacgactttcgtttagagcgcaaaatctaaatctcgctctatcatcaatttactatttacgcttcctggcgccgtgccggttccgacacgaaactttgacgggtcataacttcttcgttataactcggatttcggcgttctttatatgtacggaaaccctgtgacatattctacaacttggttaatattatttattctaaataatctttttgtcgaaaagtcgttttcgacccctattgcctctaaattgactagcccggatctgcaggcgttacacttgtctactccagaagcgaagaagatcacaaacatcacttgaggctagtgttggaaacccttaggtctgagaagttgtatgcgaaattttccaagtgtgaattctggattcggaaggtaactttcctcggtcacgtggtaagcgaggagggtattcacgtggatccttccaagattaaggcgatagagaattggtcggcaccaaagacacccacagaaatccatcaattcttgggtctcgccggctattatcggagattcatccagaacatttccagaatcgccaaacccttaatcactctgacacagaaaggtgtacccttttgttggaatgAAAAGCAAGAAACCGCATTCTAGACattgaagaaagccttgtgcagcgcgcctgttttGTCCCTACCCAAAGGGagagaggacttcgttgtctaccgCGATGCGTCTAATtaaggcttaggttgtgtgcttatgcaaagaggaaaagtaattgcttatgcctctagacagctgaaagaacacgaggtcaactataccacacatgacTTAGAGTTAGGAGCCATAGTCTTtacactgaagatttggagacattatctctacgggacCAAGTGtactatcttcactgaccataagagcctgcagcacatctttgatcagaaagacttgaacatgaggaaacggcgatgggtagaactactcagcggttatgagtgtgaaatctgtTACCATCCTgacaaggccaacgtggtagcagatgACCTTAGCCAAAAGGAGAGTACAAGCTGAAAAGTGAAGAAcctgacgatgaccatccattccaacatatccatgcaaatccgagaagcccagttagaatccctcaaacccgagaacgtgTCAATCGAAGCCTTGAGggtaatggaaaagaaacttgagatcagaggtgatggagtctactgtttcatggaccgaatctggattccaaagtctggaggattcagggagattgttatggaggaagcacacaagaccagatactgtGTTCACCCAGGTTCGAATTAGATGTAAATGGATCTCAAGaagcaatactggtggccaaacatgaaagctgagatagctatgttcgtgggcaagtgtctgacttgcgccaaagagAAATTCGAGTACcaaaaaccctcgggtctgctccagcagcccgagataaccgaatggaaatgggagatgattaccatggatttcatcaccaagttacccaagtgtccgagtgggaacgacaccatttgggtaattgtcgatcgtttgacaaagtccgctcacttcattccgatcaaagaatcattcaagatggaaagactcgcacaaatttacatccaagaggtagtccgactgcacggtgtacctgcgtccattatctctgatcgagatagcaggtttacctccagattctggcagtctctccagaaggctcttggaaccaaactagacatgagcacggcttatcatcctcagaccgatggatagagtgagagaactatccaaaccttggaagacatgctcagggcatgtgtcaTCAATTTCGGAAAGTCATGGGACACACATAttcctttgatcgagttctcgtacaacaacagttatcacaccatcATCAaagctgctccgtttgaagccctctacggttgcaagtgcagatcccctctgtgctgggccgaggtaggggacacgcagctagccaagagtcaagTCCCCGAcaatgctctcactggtcctgaaatcatccgtgaaaccaccgagaagatcatccaaatccgagaacgattgaaagcttcacgtgatcgccaaaagagttacgctgataacagacggaaacctctggaattccaggttggagactgtgtcctgttgaaggtctcaccctggaaaggcatggtacgctttggaaagcatgggaaacttaatccgaggtacattggacccttcgagatcctcgccaggatcgatCTGGTAGCCTATCAACTTTGTTAACCCCATGAGCTCAGTAAcattcatcccgtcttccatgtttcaaatctcaagaagttcttatccgatgaaaccctagtgattcccttagacgagatcgagatcaatgaaaacatgaacttcgtggaggaaccgatcgaaatcatagatcgagagatcaaacgctcaaagcaaagccgcatcccgatagtgaaggttcgctggaatgccaagcggggaccggaattcacttgggagtgtgaagacacgatgaaacagaagtatccgcatctctttccagatccatgatttgtatcttaattttgaatttcgggacgaaattccctctaacggggggataatgtaacaacccgaagttcatATCATTATTTGTAATCCTTTTCGTAACCCATTTCGATAATCCATTCGTCGTTTCcaatttcgtttccgatttcgccatttaattaagtcattaatttgagtttgatattatgacttaatgggtgtccaaacacatttagaactcattttaacatcccattctagtaatcggaatatttttagaatcaaccatatcgggttacggcaacttgatcgagtgcaaccaaaagccccgtctaacgtcggtatcgggtagaattccaccgtgtccaaaccttagacactatttaaAATGAtccaagcttccatttgaagctttttctctctctcactactctctctctaacctctctcctcaaccaagGATGTAAGTCCAAAAATattgatttaaggctccaaatccttgaggtaacttccctaacttgttattcaacctccttagccttcaaatctgaatttaaactttgattttggacctcatacatgagtttacagcccaggagcatgcttgggccgtaaacacataataagagggtttttatgccattaaacccctccaaaccaattttgggacttagatacgactatatggcttaccattttggacttagaacaccctaaacatgaattttgaggagcaaacatgattttactacccaagaacatgcttgggccgtaaactcatcattcatggagagtaaactcaaaatcaagtgtttaaaagccatttaaacacaccattagccttggaataaatcctagaaccaaccacaatcaatttaggggccttaaacatgatgaaatccCTTTATTTGAGATTTTACTACCATAACACCCCGAGAAATTGTTCCAGGGCCGTAAGctcataaaaacatgttaaatggtgccctaaattcatccctttgcttgtaaaaattgtttgaatcacatgtgattgtcctagcatcACCAAATAAATTAAGGATTGAgtatgggggagtttacggccataaactccacgtttactgctgtaaactccaataaatggtctttgagtgagtttaatccattccaaggccctagattaaatcctagctaattttcccaagtgttatCATGCCATTTAGCATCAAAAATGcctcaaccatgagttcacggctgtgaactcatgtgtgtgtagtgtatagggccgtaaactccataaggagtttactcttgaagagtaaactcatttcctaAGTCCCACacatccgtagatgtcacccgggtcactccaaacacttgttttgaagtgttttcgctcattggagtgtattatcatatctaattagtggtttaaaaatctaaatagatacatttggatattatttcatattacataggaacctcgcgtgttatcaagccccgaaccaacactTAGCATCCGAAACGTCACATTTTcttgtctggtgagttcatacccctaccctttctcactgtttttcactgttttcggggggaatacaagcaaagtaaaagggatacttgtactcaaaacttgttttacatgttttgtgtttcatattacatatgcttttaacactgatagtcataacagataaccgtttgaacatacagaacacgtaaac
The genomic region above belongs to Lactuca sativa cultivar Salinas chromosome 4, Lsat_Salinas_v11, whole genome shotgun sequence and contains:
- the LOC128133889 gene encoding uncharacterized protein LOC128133889 — its product is MRLSLEEGQKWSCILLPWVFRETSSDAIRSSAITILSRICEDYGPSSIPISQGWLAIMLSDILKSRKLSLKGSAQPRDKVKTQIDQANVLSGTQSVNQLASAVVNLAVNGDSFALEDFLTLEPFINTFKNLKKGNIPKVNALDSALATLKGIKAMTVFSRV